The following proteins are co-located in the Caloenas nicobarica isolate bCalNic1 chromosome 33, bCalNic1.hap1, whole genome shotgun sequence genome:
- the TNS2 gene encoding LOW QUALITY PROTEIN: tensin-2 (The sequence of the model RefSeq protein was modified relative to this genomic sequence to represent the inferred CDS: inserted 3 bases in 3 codons): MKPPGAVGTLLRALGRRDRTDTPPAPHSFREKTFRRGGACAACREPLGPQGLVCRVCKVTSHKRCETKVTSPCQALPPPELPALPPQRRNTAPPARRSEHLGSTKSLNSPRQRNTLPRSFSLEQVMERQFDFDLTYVTERIICLRFPGALEEPRYRGHLRDVAQMLRSRHRDQYMVFNLSEKRRDITRLNPKVQDFGWPDLHAPPLDKLCSICKALEGWLRAHPQHVAVLHCRGGKGMMGVIVAAYMHYSKVSASADQALGTLTMRKFCEEKVAAALQPSQRRYIAYFGGLLSGSIRMNSSPLFLHHVLLPALPDFEPGHGFQPFLKIYQSLQLVYTSGVYSISGPGPQNLCVSLEPALLLKGDVMVKCYHRQGRGAGRQVVFRVQFHTCTLHGSRLRFPKDELDDAWRDERFPFDAAVEFIFSSGPEKIKGWESLRSPPAVTIDLSVGDPAVRWDSYEGFNLLQQDSLEDLSHTRGPLDGSPYARVQKQRVPSPWTPGGGSNPPTPPPDGGDPGAXPKPAAPPTAAERQELERLLGGFGVREGPPGDRETPILEDEHPNSPPCSTPISHGNTAPYGTPTSYGTPASHGTPTFQGTPASHGSPISHGTPISHGTTASYGSPTSHGSPASYGSPTSHGTPTFQGSPASHGTPISQGTPTSYGTTAPYGSPISHGTPIPQGTPTSHESPTPYGSQTFLGSPTSHGSPTFYGTPTLYGSPISHGTPISHGTPTSYGSQTPHGTPTSYGSPIFQGTPTFQGTPTSPRTTAPYGPPTPHSPPAPPLCRRASLAPPCSCHGRYGAEGSLGGPGGGEKRGVQRSLSEGFPPCGYGRRGGGYLLLEELPPLCPCQDCQGPPPVYGVHLERGGERWGGVPRPPAPGGALDPPPCPRCGRAGLGVGRGPPQDPYGNVGCDPPALEAREGYGIPGQPDPPERRSPGEGGPWRGTPEVPPALHQPPRDPDPPSTLRGGPAEPPPPGSARGRSGAVPGSPTPAFPPPAAYCAPPSPQPPLPEKRHPPAPGGPRDRASPPQQRLSPGGGTQGPPEADAPAGVAFAQDTSKFWYKPGLSRDQAVSLLKGRAPGAFLVRLSSSFPGAYGLALKVAAPPPRCRPPHNGDPQEQLVRHFLIETGPRGVKIKGCPDEPHFGSLPALVLQHSITPISLPCALRIPSKDLLEESLEXARPPNMSTAADLLRQGAACSVRFLGSVETESLTGPQAVAKAVGSVLGGPPRXPPCTVHFKVSAQGITLTDSQRKLFFRRHYPVSNVTHCSTDPQDRRWTNPDGTTSKIFGFVAKVAGGPGGGNACHLFAELDPEQPASAIVTFVTKVLLGTHRK, from the exons ATGAAGCCCCCGGGCGCGGTGGGGACGCTGCTGCGGGCGCTCGGTCGCCGCGATCGCACCGACACG ccccccgcaCCCCACAGCTTCCGGGAGAAGACGTTCCGGCGGGGGGGGGCCTGTGCCGCCTGCCGGGAGCCCCTCGGTCCCCAGGGCCTCGTCTGCAGAg TGTGCAAGGTCACCAGCCACAAGAGATGCGAGACCAAG GTGACGTCCCCGTGCCAAGCGCTGCCCCCCCCCGAGCTG CCCGCTCTGCCCCCCCAGAGGAGGAACACGGCCCCCCCCGCGCGCCGCAGCGAGCACCTG ggcTCCACCAAGTCCCTCAACAGCCCCCGGCAGCGGAACACCCTGCCCAg gagcttcagcctggagcaggtgATGGAGCGACAGTTCGACTTCGACCTGACGTACGTGACCGAGCGCATCATCTGCCTGCGCTTCCCGGGGGCGCTGGAGGAGCCGCGGTACCGCGGGCACCTGCGCGACGTGGCACAGATGCTGCGGTCGCGCCACCGCGACCAGTACATG GTCTTCAACCTCTCCGAGAAGCGCCGGGACATCACCCGCCTCAACCCCAAG gtgcaggatttCGGGTGGCCAGACCTGCACGCCCCCCCCCTGGACAAGCTGTGCTCCATCTGCAAGGCGCTGGAGGGCTGGCTGCGCGCGCACCCCCAGCACGTGGCCGTGCTGCACTGCAGg ggCGGTAAAGGCATGATGGGTGTCATCGTGGCAGCCTACATGCACTACAGCAAAGTGTCGGCCAG CGCTGACCAGGCCCTGGGGACCCTCACGATGAGGAAATTCTGCGAGGAGAAGGTGGCGGCCGCGCTGCAGCCGTCCCAGCGCAG GTACATTGCCTATTTCGGGGGGCTGCTCTCGGGGAGCATCCGCATGAACAGCAGCCCCCTGTTCCTGCACCACGTgctgctgcccgccctgcccgaCTTCGAGCCCGGACACG GCTTCCAGCCCTTCCTGAAGATCTACCAGTCCCTGCAGCTCGTCTACACCTCGGGGGTCTA cagcatctCCGGCCCCGGCCCCCAGAACCTGTGCGTCAGCCTGGAGCCCGCGCTGCTGCTCAAGGGGGACGTGATG GTGAAGTGCTACCACCGGCAGGGCCGCGGCGCCGGGCGGCAGGTGGTGTTTCGGGTGCAGTTCCACACCTGCACCCTGCACGGCTCCCGGCTCCGCTTCCCCAAGGACGAGCTGGACGACGCCTGGAGAg ACGAGCGCTTCCCCTTCGACGCCGCCGTCGAGTTCATCTTCTCCTCCGGCCCCGAGAAAATCAAAG GGTGGGAGTCCCTGCGCAGCCCCCCCGCTGTCACCATCGACCTGAGCGTTGGGGACCCCGCCGTGCGCTGGGACTCGTACGAGGGATtcaacctgctccagcaggacagcCTGGAGG ATCTGTCGCACACGCGGGGGCCGCTGGACGGCAGCCCCTACGCCCGGGTGCAGAAGCAGCGGGTGCCCAGTCCCTGGACCCCCGGGGGGGGCAGCAACCCCCCGACACCTCCCCCAGACGGCGGCGACCCCGGGG CCCCAAAACCGGCCGCCCCCCCCACGGCCGCCGAGCGGCAGGAGCTGGAGCGGCTGCTGGGGGGGTTCGGGGTGCGGGAGGGGCCCCCCGGGGACAGGGAGACCCCAATTCTGGAGGATGAGCACCCCAACAGCCccccctgcagcaccccaaTATCCCATGGGAACACTGCACCCTATGGGACCCCCACATCCTATGGTACCCCAGCGTCCCATGGCACCCCAACATTCCAGGGGACCCCAGCATCCCATGGGTCCCCAATATCCCATGGGACCCCAATATCCCATGGGACCACAGCATCCTATGGGTCCCCAACGTCCCATGGGTCCCCAGCATCCTATGGGTCCCCAACGTCCCATGGCACCCCAACATTCCAGGGGTCCCCAGCATCCCATGGGACTCCCATATCCCAGGGGACCCCAACATCCTATGGGACCACAGCACCCTATGGGTCCCCAATATCCCACGGGACCCCAATACCCCAGGGGACCCCAACATCCCACGAGTCCCCAACACCCTATGGGTCCCAAACATTCCTTGGGTCCCCAACGTCCCATGGGTCCCCAACATTCTATGGGACCCCTACACTGTATGGGTCCCCAATATCCCACGGGACCCCAAtatcccatgggacccccactTCCTATGGGTCCCAAACACCCCACGGGACCCCAACATCCTATGGGTCCCCAATATTCCAGGGGACCCCAACATTCCAGGGGACCCCAACATCCCCTAGGACCACAGCACCCTATGGCCCCCCaacaccccacagccccccggcccccccactTTGCCGCCGGGCCAGCCTGGCccccccctgctcctgccacgGCCGCTATGGGGCCGAGGGCAGCctgggggggcccggggggggcgaGAAGCGGGGGGTGCAGCGCTCGCTCTCCGAGGGGTTCCCCCCATGTGGCTACGGGCGCCGGGGGGGGGGCtacctgctgctggaggagctgccccccctctgcccctgccAGGACTGCCAGGGGCCCCCCCCCGTTTATGGGGTGCACTTGGAGCGGGGGGGTGAGcgctgggggggggtccctcgccccccggcccccggcggAGCGCTGGacccccccccgtgtccccgctgcGGCCGCGCCGGTTTGGGGGTGGGACGGGggcccccccaggacccctacGGCAACGTGGGCTGCGACCCCCCTGCGCTGGAGGCCCGGGAGGGCTACGGGATCCCCGGGCAGCCCGACCCCCCcg AGCGCAGGAGCCCGGGCGAGGGGGGGCCCTGGCGCGGGACCCCTGAAGTGCCCCCCGCGCTGCACcagcccccccgggaccccgacccccccagcaccctccggGGGGGCCCCGCCGAGCCGCCCCCCCCCGGCAGCGCCCGCGGGCGCTCGGGGGCCGTTCCGGGCTCCCCCACCCCCgccttccccccccccgccgcctactgcgcccccccctccccgcagccccccctcCCCGAGAAGCGCCACCCCCCAGCACCGGGGGGTCCCCGAGACCGAGCATCCCCCCCCCAGCAACGCCTGTCCCCGGGGGGGGGCACCCAGGGCCCCCCCGAGGCGGACGCGCCCGCGGGCGTCGCTTTCGCGCAAGACACGTCCAAGTTCTGGTACAAGCCCGGCCTGTCGCGGGACCAAG CCGTGTCCCTGCTCAAGGGGAGGGCGCCGGGCGCGTTCCTGGTgcggctcagcagcagcttccccgGCGCCTACGGGCTGGCGCTCAAGGTGgccgcgccccccccgcgctgccggcCCCCCCACAACG GGGAcccccaggagcagctggtCCGACATTTCCTGATCGAGACGGGACCCCGGGGGGTGAAGATCAAGGGGTGTCCGGACGAGCCCCATTTCG GCAGCCTGCCGGCGCTGGTGCTGCAGCACTCCATCACCCCCATCTCGCTGCCCTGCGCCCTGCGCATCCCCAGCAAAG ACCTACTGGAGGAGAGTCTGG GGGCCCGGCCCCCCAACATGAGCACAGCTGCCGACCTGCTGCGCCAGGgagctg CGTGCAGCGTGCGCTTCCTGGGCTCGGTGGAGACGGAGTCGCTGACGGGGCCCCAGGCCGTGGCCAAGGCCGTGGGGAGCGTCCTGGGggggccgcccc cccccccctgCACCGTCCACTTCAAGGTGTCGGCCCAGGGCATCACCCTCACGGACAGCCAGCGCAA gctgTTCTTCCGCCGTCACTACCCGGTCAGCAACGTCACCCACTGCAGCACGGACCCCCAGGACCGCAG gtGGACGAATCCCGATGGCACCACCTCTAA GATCTTCGGCTTCGTGGCCAAGgtggcgggggggccgggggggggcaACGCGTGTCACCTGTTCGCGGAGCTGGACCCCGAGCAACCGGCCAGCGCCATCGTCACCTTCGTCACCAAGGTCCTGCTGGGCACCCACCGCAAGTGA